Part of the Sodalinema gerasimenkoae IPPAS B-353 genome is shown below.
GTCACGGTCTCGTTTAATAGGATATGGGCTGGATGGAGGCCAGGCGTTGGGAGACCATCAGCCTAGGCTTTCAGGCGTTGGATAATGCGATCGAGGGCGACGGAATGGGAGGCTTTGAACAAGACGCGATCGCCCTCTTGCAAGAACTCCCGCAGGCGTGAGGCTAGGGCATCATGGGCCTGGGGACTCTCCAAGTTTTCGATATCCACAAAGGAGATTCCATAGGCCCCATCTGCCATGGCTTTGGCTTCTGGGAGTTCGGCGAGGACAAACAAGGCATCTAAATTCAGTTGCTTCACCCGTTCCCCCACCTGTCGGTGAAAGTCCAGGGATTGTTCCCCTAACTCCTTCATGGTTCCTAACACGGCAATGCGACGTTGGCCCGGACTCTCTGCTAATAAGTCTAAAGAAGCCAACATCGATTCGAGTCCGGCGTTATAGGTTTCATCGAGAAACACCACATCCCCAGGGAGGAGATGTTTCTGGGCCCGGCCATTGGGAATATTTACGGCTAAGCCGTGGTTGAGGCGGTTGGTGTTGAGGTTGAGGAGGCGGGCCACGGCGATCGCCGCCAGATAATTGAGGGCGTTATGTCGGCCGGGAAGGGGGAGAGGATAGGAGATTCCCTCTAATTCCAGGGTTTGGGAATCAATCAGTTTGCCCTGTAAGTCCCCGGCGGTTAAGCCAAAGGTGACGGTTTTCCCAGACCAAACCTGGGCCGCCGTCTCGATTAACAACGTATCATCGGCATTGAGAACCGCACAGCCGGTTTGGGGCATTTCCGCCAAGAGTTCGCATTTGGCCTGGGCGATCGCCTCTCGCGATCCCAACAAACCAATATGGGCTGTTCCCACATTGGTAATTACCCCAATATCTGGGCGGGCAATATGGGTCAGTTCGGCAATTTGCCCCTTTCCCCGCATGGCCATTTCTACCACGGCATAGGTGTGATTCTCATTCAATTGCAACAGGGTTTTGGGAACACCAATTTCATTATTGAAGTTGTCTTGAGTTTTCAGGACATTGCCATGAATCCCTAACACCGCCGCAATCAGTTCCTTGGTGGTGGTTTTCCCCACCGAACCCGTCACCCCAATCACCGGAACGGCATGAGTATCCCGCCACCAGCGGCCCAACCGTTGATAGGCTGCCAGCGTATCGGGAACGACCAGTTGCGGCAGCGTCTCATCATCGAGAGGATGGTGAACCAAGACGGCGATCGCCCCCCGTTCCCGGGCCGTATAGACAAAATCATGACCATCAAACCGTTCCCCCGGCAAGGCAATAAACAAATTCCCAGGATTCACGCTGCGCGTATCGGTGGAAATCCCGGTACAAGCACGATTCAGAGATTGGTCTGAACAGCCTTTGGGGGTGGCGGCAAGGACATGGGCAAGATGCTGGAGGAAAACGCGCATAATGGTAGCAATCTGGGGATGAAACGGCTAAAAACGAGGGTTAAAAACGATGATAAGACTTTGGGGTGAGGACTTTCCGTTGCAACTGAAGAAACGGCTAAAAACGAGGGTTAAAAACGATGATAAGACTTTGGGGTGAGGACTTTCCGTTGCAACTGATGCAGGAGGAACCAACCGATCATACAACCGATACCGTAGTGCAGGAAATCCCAGAGGTCGAAGGTGGTGCAGCAGGAGGAACCAACCGATCATACAACCGATACCGTAGTGCAGGAAATCCCAGAGGTCGAAGGTGGTGCCGATGAGGAGGCGGCCGATGAAGGTGGTACGGATGGCTTCTAGGATGGGATGTTGCGAGAGTTGCGAGAACTCAATCAGACTGGTGAGGAGAAATACGATGATGGCGATCGCCCCGGCTGCAAGTTCTGGGAATATAAATCCCAGGAGAAACATCCCAAACATGACATAGATCATCCCCCCGGCTGAATCCTGAACCCAGGTTTCCAAGATGCCGCTATAGAACTTCGTCCCAATTCCCACAGGAA
Proteins encoded:
- a CDS encoding UDP-N-acetylmuramoyl-tripeptide--D-alanyl-D-alanine ligase; this translates as MRVFLQHLAHVLAATPKGCSDQSLNRACTGISTDTRSVNPGNLFIALPGERFDGHDFVYTARERGAIAVLVHHPLDDETLPQLVVPDTLAAYQRLGRWWRDTHAVPVIGVTGSVGKTTTKELIAAVLGIHGNVLKTQDNFNNEIGVPKTLLQLNENHTYAVVEMAMRGKGQIAELTHIARPDIGVITNVGTAHIGLLGSREAIAQAKCELLAEMPQTGCAVLNADDTLLIETAAQVWSGKTVTFGLTAGDLQGKLIDSQTLELEGISYPLPLPGRHNALNYLAAIAVARLLNLNTNRLNHGLAVNIPNGRAQKHLLPGDVVFLDETYNAGLESMLASLDLLAESPGQRRIAVLGTMKELGEQSLDFHRQVGERVKQLNLDALFVLAELPEAKAMADGAYGISFVDIENLESPQAHDALASRLREFLQEGDRVLFKASHSVALDRIIQRLKA
- a CDS encoding DUF2809 domain-containing protein; the protein is MKFRTARQQRIRRYRRYLAIAMLICIPVGIGTKFYSGILETWVQDSAGGMIYVMFGMFLLGFIFPELAAGAIAIIVFLLTSLIEFSQLSQHPILEAIRTTFIGRLLIGTTFDLWDFLHYGIGCMIGWFLLLHHLRPLGFPALRYRLYDRLVPPASVATESPHPKVLSSFLTLVFSRFFSCNGKSSPQSLIIVFNPRF